The genome window TTCACGATCGCCTCGGGCACGTCGGGGGCGAGGAAGCGCAGGGCCTCGCCCGGGGCGGCCAGCTCGCCGGCGCAGGCCGCCAGCAGCAGCGCCAGCGACGCCGCGCGCGCCGCCCGCCACGGCCCCCTCGCTCCGCCCGAAGACCTCCTGCCCACGCGGGTGAAAGCCTACCCTATGCCGCATGGGCACCGACCCGCCGACCGCCACCCTGCGCCGCGTCGCCGTCGCGGACCGGGGCGCGCGCTCGGCGCAGGCCGGTACGCTCGAGGTGCCGCTGTCGCCGGCGGTGCCGCGCGACCTCCGCCGCCGCCTGCACGTCACCAGGGCGTCGCGCGAGCGCTACGCCGTGCCCGCGGACTCCTTCGGCCTCGGCGGACGGCTGCTGCGCGTCGACGCCGCGTCCGCGGCGCGCATCGCCGCGGCGCTGAGGTCCGAGGGCGGGGCCGGTGAGGGCGCCTCCGCCGCCCTCGTCGCCGCGTCCGTCGTGCTGCACGAGCTGATGCACGCCGTGCTCGCCACGGCGCCGTGGCGGGACGCCGCGCTGGGCGAGCTGCGGCGGCGCCTGGGGGAGGGCGGCGCCGACGCGGCGCTCGCGGCCTTCGGCAGCGTCTACCAGGTGCCCGGGCACGGAGGCGACCCCGCGGAGCTCGCCGAGGAGCTGGCCCTCCTCGGACTGGCCGCCGACGACGCCGCTCTCGCCCCGCTGGCCGCCCTGTTCGACCCCGGAGGGTCCAGGTCCGTTCTGGAGCCCGCCTGGACGGCGCTCCACACCGGGCTCGCCGCCACGGACGCGCCCGCCCTCCCCGGCCCCGACGCGGGCGGGCAGGGGGCCCAGGCGCCGGGCGGGCCTGCGGCCGCCGCCGTCATCGCGTCGGCGGGCGCAGCGAGCCTGCTGGACCTCCTGACGCTGCCCCGGCGCCTGCACCCGACCTCGCTGGCCGCGCGCCTCGAGGCCGCGCTGGCGCTGTGGCGCCACGTGCTCGGGCCGGGCGCCGGGGAGCTGGTGAGGCGGGCGCTGCGCGCGCTCGACCAGCTGCGCGAGGAGGAGCGGCGCGCGCCCGGCGCCGGCGGTCCGCCCGGCCCGCCGCCGGCCTGGCAGCGCGCCGCCGGCCCGCGGGGCGAGCCGCGCTACGCGCGCGAGGAGCCGTGGATGCGCTCGGCGCGGATCGTCGCGAAGGTCCTCCCGGTGTGGCTGGCGCAGCTGTCGGCCTGGCACGGCGTGAGCGTCACGCGCCTCGACGAGGTGCCGGAAGAAGCCCTCGCCGACCTGGCCGCCGACGGCTTCGACACCCTCTGGCTCGTCGGCGTGTGGGAGCGCAGCGCGGCCTCCCGCGCGGTCAAGCGGCTCCAGGGCCTGCGGGCCGACCTCGGCAGCGCCTACGCCGTGCACGACCACGTCGTGGCCGACGCGCTCGGCGGCGAGGAGGCGCTGGCGCGCCTGCGCGAGAGGGCCGCGCGTCATGGGATCAGGCTGGCAGCGGACCTGGTGGCGAACCACACGGCGATCGACTCGCGCTGGGTCGAGGAGCACCCCGACTGGTTCGTGCAGGCCGAGGAGCCGCCGTTCCCCGCCTACTCGTTCACGGGGCCGGACCTGAGTCCCGGCCGGCCGTTCGCCGTGCGCATCGAGGACGGCTACCTGACGGGCCGCGACGCGGCCGTCGTCTTCGAGCGCCTGGACCGCGCCACGGGCGAGCGGCGGTACCTCTACCACGGCAACGACGGCACCGGCCTGCCGTGGAACGACACGGCCCAGGTCGACTTCCTGAACCCCGAGGCCAGGCGCGCCGTCGTCGACACGGTCGTGGCGGCCGCGCGCCGCTTCCCGGTGCTGCGCTTCGACGCGGCCATGACGCTGGTGCGGGACCACGTCAGGCGCCTGTGGCACCCGCGCCCCGGCGAGGGCGGCGCCGTGCCGTCGCGCAGCGCGCTGGCGCGCGGGGAGGAGGCGTTCGACACCCTCCTGCCCGGCGAGTTCTGGGCCGAGGTCGTGGAGGCGGTCGAGGAGCGCGCCCCCGGCACGATGCTGATCGCCGAGGCGTTCTGGCTGCTGGAGGAGGCGTTCGTCGGGCGCCTCGGCATGCACCGCGCCTACAACAGCGCCTTCATGCGGCTCCTGGCGTCCCGCCGCGACGGCGAGCTGCGCCGCCACCTGCGGGACGTGCTGCGGCGCGACCCCCGCGTGCTCGAGCGCTACGTGAACTACCTGACCACGCCGGACGAGCCGAGCGCCCGCGCCGCGTTCGGCGCCGGCGACCGCTACTTCGGGCTCGCCACGCTGCTGTGCACGCTGCCCGGCACGCCGCTGTTCGGTCACGGCCAGGCCGAGGGGCTGGAGGAGTCGTACGGCATGGAGTTCGCGGCGCCGCGCATGGGCGAGCGACCCGACACCGACTTCAGGGAGCGGCACCGGCGCGAGCTCGCTCCCCTCCTGAGGGAACGCGAGCGCTTCGCCGCGGCCGACGGCCTGACGCTCCTGCGGGTGCTGGGCGCGGGCGGCGCGGAGCTCGAGCGCGTGCACGCCCACTGCTTCGCTTCCCGCGAGGGCCGCGGGGCGGCTCTCGTCGCCTTCAACCACTCCGATGAGCCGGTCGCCGGCACGCTGGTCGCGCCCGCCGGGCCGGCGTGGGAGGCGCTGGGGCTGCCGCTGCCGCGGGACGGCGAGCGCCTCGTCGCGCGCCGCCACCCACACGGCGACGCCGCGTCGTGGACGAGGGAAGACCTCCTCGGCGGCTGGCGCGTGGAGCTGCGTCCGTTCGAGGCCGTCGTCTACCTCGACGTGAGGCTCGAGGCGCTGCCGACCGCGGCGGCGGCTCCCCCCGCGCCGCGGCGCCGCGCCCCCGGCGACGCGCCGGCGCGGGCGGCGGCTAAGAGGCGCGCCCGCTCACGGCGGCGAGGCGGCGGCTCTGCAGGTGCGTGAGGGCGAGCGCCAGGGCGTCGGCCTCGTGGTCGCTGGCCGGCCGCCGCGGCAGACGCAGCAGCGCGCGGACCATGTAGGCGACCTGCCCCTTGTCGGCGCGGCCGGTGCCGACCAGCGCCTGCTTGACCTCGAGGGGACCGTACTCGTGCACGGGCAGGCCCAGGTCGGCGGCGCAGAGCAGCACGACGCCGTACGCCTGTCCGACCTTGAACGACGTCGCCTTCTGGCGGTGGAAGAACTGGGACTCGAGCACGACGGCGTCCGGCCGGTGCTCGGCGAGGAAGGCCATGACCTCGTCCCTGAGCGCGCGCAGGCGCGCCGAGGCGGGCAGCCTGGCGCTGGTCGTGACCAGGCGCGAGCCGAGGAGGCGCGCGTCCGGGCGCGCCTCCTCGACGGCTCCCAGTCCCAGGTGAGCGAGCCCCGGGTCCACGCCGACGGCGCGGAAGCCCCGCGCGCGCGGCGCCGGCGTGCCCCTCTCCACGCTCAGTATTCTGCCAGGTACCGGTTCAGCTCCCAAGCGTGCACGGCGATCCTGTAGTCGTCGTACTCGAGGGTCTTCGCCGCCACGTACTGCTTGAAGACGTGCTCGCCGAGCGCCTCGACGACGACCTTGTCGCGCTTGAGGTTGCCCATCGCCTCGCGCAGCGTCATGGGCAGCTCGCGGATCTTGTGCCGCCTGCGGTCGCGCACGCTCATGTGGTAGATGTTCCGGTTCACCGGCGGCGGCGGCACGAGCTGCCGCTCGAGGCCGTCGATCCCGGCCGCGCAGATCGCCGCCAGCGCCAGGTACGGGTTGCACGACGGGTCGGGCATGCGCAGCTCGGCGCGCGTGCTGTTGCCGCGGCGCGCCGGGACGCGGATCATCGCGCTGCGGTTCGACACCGACCAGGCGATGTTCGTGGGCGCTTCGAAGCCGGGCGTGAGGCGCTTGTACGAGTTCACCGTCGGGTTCGTCACGGCCACGACGGCCGTGGCGTGCTCGAGCACGCCGGCGATCCAGTGCTCCATGACCGTGGAGAGCTGGTGGCGCCCGCCTTCGTCGTAGAACGCGTTCTTGCCGTCCTTGAACACGCTCATGTGGCAGTGCATGCCGGAGCCGTTGATGCCCTGCACGGGCTTCGGCATGAACGTGGCGTGCAGGCCGTGGTTCATGGCGATGCGCTTGACCACGGTGCGGAACGTGAGGATGTTGTCGGCGGTGGTGACGGCGGGCGCGTACTTGAAGTCGATCTCGTGCTGGCCCGGCGCGACCTCGTGGTGGGCGGCCTCGATCTCGAAGCCCATGTCGACGAGCGCGTTGACCATGTCGCGCCTGGCGTCCTCGCCGCGGTCCACGGGCGCGAGGTCGAAGTAGCCGGCGGCGTCGGTGGTCGTGGTGGTCGGCACGCCGCCCTCGCCGCGCTGGAAGAGGAAGAACTCGGGCTCTGGTCCGACGTAGAAGTCGTCGTAGCCCAGCGACCGCAGCCTCTCGATCTGGCGCTTGAGCACGTAGCGCGGGTCGCCCGGGAACGGCGAGCCGTCCGGGAGCGTGATGTCGCAGATGAGGCGCGCGACGGTGCCGCGGCCCGGTCCCTCCATCGCGGCCGGCAGGACCAGGAACGTGTCGAAGTCCGGCTTGAGGAGCATGTCGGACTCCTCGATGCGGGCGAAGCCCTGGATCGAGGAGCCGTCGAACATGATCTCGCCGTCGAGGGCCTTCTCGAACTGCGAG of Trueperaceae bacterium contains these proteins:
- a CDS encoding crossover junction endodeoxyribonuclease RuvC; its protein translation is MERGTPAPRARGFRAVGVDPGLAHLGLGAVEEARPDARLLGSRLVTTSARLPASARLRALRDEVMAFLAEHRPDAVVLESQFFHRQKATSFKVGQAYGVVLLCAADLGLPVHEYGPLEVKQALVGTGRADKGQVAYMVRALLRLPRRPASDHEADALALALTHLQSRRLAAVSGRAS
- the glnA gene encoding type I glutamate--ammonia ligase; its protein translation is MATTVDEVRASLKEHDVNFLRLQFSDILGQIKNVEVPRSQFEKALDGEIMFDGSSIQGFARIEESDMLLKPDFDTFLVLPAAMEGPGRGTVARLICDITLPDGSPFPGDPRYVLKRQIERLRSLGYDDFYVGPEPEFFLFQRGEGGVPTTTTTDAAGYFDLAPVDRGEDARRDMVNALVDMGFEIEAAHHEVAPGQHEIDFKYAPAVTTADNILTFRTVVKRIAMNHGLHATFMPKPVQGINGSGMHCHMSVFKDGKNAFYDEGGRHQLSTVMEHWIAGVLEHATAVVAVTNPTVNSYKRLTPGFEAPTNIAWSVSNRSAMIRVPARRGNSTRAELRMPDPSCNPYLALAAICAAGIDGLERQLVPPPPVNRNIYHMSVRDRRRHKIRELPMTLREAMGNLKRDKVVVEALGEHVFKQYVAAKTLEYDDYRIAVHAWELNRYLAEY